A window of Variovorax sp. HW608 genomic DNA:
TTCCACTCGTCGCGCAGCCAGTGCATGTGCTTCCAGCCGAGGTCGGCCTGGTACGCCAGCGGCTTGCTCGATGCAAAGAGGGTGCTGCGATGCCCTGGCGGATAGTTCGAGTACGAAGGCACGCTGCCGGAAACCAGGTAGCGGCCGAGAACGCCGAATGCCCAGCGGGGGTGGAGCGCGACGTCGCAGACGTTGCGCGCCGAGAACCTGAACGGCAGGCCAAAGCCATTGCGCAGGTTGTACTCGCGCTTGCTCGCCACCGGGCTGTCGAGCGTGACGACCAGCGTCCGCACGCCCAAGCCCCAGGCACGCGCCAGCAGTTCGCGCACGCGCTCTTCGTCCTCCCAGACGTAGACCTGGAACCAGACGGTCCCTGCGCTCGCTTCGGTGATGTCCTCCAGGGAGTTGATGGCCTCCAGCGCGGCACAGAACGGGATCCTGCTCTCGGCTGCCGCCTTCGCAAGCTCGACTTCTCCGCGAAAGCGCACCAGCCCTGCACAAGCGGTGGGTGCGGCAATGATGGGGAGGTCGCATGCCTGTCCGAACAGGGTGATGGCCTGCGAACGGGTGCCACCGCCGGTCAACACCCGTGGACGGATGCGCACCGCGTCGAAGGCCGCCCGGTTGTGCCGAAGGCCGGCCTCATCCTCGGTGCCCCTGTCGATGTATTCGAACACGGCGCGAGGAAGCCGGCGCCTTGCGAGTTCCCTGAGTTCCGCGTGATTGAGGAAGGCATTCATGCAGAGGGTGGCTTGTCGTTACCAAAGAGCTTACTGCACGACCCAAGAATCGACGCTCGATCCGCGACAATCCCGGTTCTGCCCCTGAACACCCATGCAATCCAAGACTTTCTCCATCCTCCCGGTCGTCTTCGCCATCGCCGCGAGCACCCTGGTTCCAAGCTCCGAGTCCTTCGCAGCCCCCCACGCCGCCAAGCGCGCAACCCATACGAAACCCGCGGCCGAGGCACCCGCCCCGGCGCCAGTCGCCGGAGAGACCGCCGTGGCCGGCGGGCCGCCGGCGCTGCCCGCCAAGGCATGGCTGCTGATGGACTTCGACTCCGGCGAGGTGCTCGCCTCGGCCAATCCCGACGAACCGCTGCCGCCGGCGTCACTGACCAAGATGATGACCAGCTTCCTGGTCGAACAGGCACTTCGCTCGGGCAAGCTCAAGAAGGACGATCTGGTCACGACCAGCCAGTACGCCTGGTGCCGTGGCTCGAGCACCGAGTCGTGCATGTACCTGCCGCTCAACAGCCAGGCCACGGTGATCGACATCCTGCGCGGCATCATCATCCAGTCGGGCAACGACGCGTCCAAGGCGATCGCCGAGCACATGGCCGGCTCCGAAGAGGGCTTCGCCAAGCTCATGAATGCCGAAGCCCAGCGCCTCGGAATGACGCACGCGCATTTCGTGAACGCCACGGGCCTGCCCGATCCGGACCACAAGGCGTCGGCGCGGGATCTCGCGATCCTGGCGCGCGCGATCATCCGCGACAGTTCCGACTACTACCCGATCTACGCCGAGCGCGAGTTCAAGTACAACGGCATCAAGCAGGGCAATCGCAACGCCCTGCTCTACACCGACCCGACGGTCGACGGCCTCAAGACCGGCCACACCCAGGAGGCGGGCTACTGTCTCGTCACTTCGTCCAAGCGCAACGGGATGCGCCTGATCACGGTGATCCTCAACACCAACAGCGCGCAGGCGCGTGCCGACGAGACGCGCGCGCTGCTCGGTTGGGGCTACAGCAACTTCGAGAAGGCCACCCCCATTCAGCCGAACACGGTCGTCGCGACGGCCAAGGTCAGCTTCGGCAAGGCCGACACGGTTCCTGCAGCGCTGGCGTCGCCATGGTCGCTGACGGTGCCGCGCGGCCAGCAGGTGCAAACCTCGGCGCAGATCAAGCCCGACCTGGAGGCGCCGGTGACCAAGGGTGCGGTGATCGGCAAGGTGGTCGCGACCTCGAACGGCAAGCCGGTGGGAGAAGCGCCGCTGGTCGCGCAGGCCGACGTGGAACGCGCGGGCTTCATGCTGCGCTCGTGGCAGCACGTGGCCAAGTGGTTTGGCAAGTAACTGGCAGCTAGCGGTCCCGCGAGCACCGCCGCTCGCGGATCGCCTGGACTATTCCCTGAGCCGCAGGTTGAGTTGATCGACCAGTTCGGCCCAGTCCGCGTCTTCGTCGATCTCGTCGCGCAGGAAATTCGCCTGCGACGAGGTCCAGAACGGGGCGTCCGCGAGCCGGACGCCGGCAGCCAGCGGCCGATGCTTCGAGATGAACGCTTCGATCTCCTCGAACGAGTCGGGCAAGCCGAGCTGGCCGAAAAGGTCCTTCAGGGTATGGTTCGAGAATTCCATGTGATCGACCGCTTGCTGGTTCAGAGCTTGTAGCCGAACTGGCGCAGCAGACCCTTTCGCGCCACGACGTCGGATTCGGTTTCGACGCCCTTGCTTCTCAGGCCATCCACGACGCCGAGGATGCCGCGCCCGCTCCCGGTGTCAGCCACGACGACTTCCGTCGCGTTGGCGGTCGCACAGTAGATGCCGCAAACCTCCGGCACGGCCTTGATGGTATTCAGGATGTTGATCGGAAATCCACCGGCCATGAAGATGATGAAGCA
This region includes:
- a CDS encoding alpha-hydroxy acid oxidase: MNAFLNHAELRELARRRLPRAVFEYIDRGTEDEAGLRHNRAAFDAVRIRPRVLTGGGTRSQAITLFGQACDLPIIAAPTACAGLVRFRGEVELAKAAAESRIPFCAALEAINSLEDITEASAGTVWFQVYVWEDEERVRELLARAWGLGVRTLVVTLDSPVASKREYNLRNGFGLPFRFSARNVCDVALHPRWAFGVLGRYLVSGSVPSYSNYPPGHRSTLFASSKPLAYQADLGWKHMHWLRDEWKGNLVLKGILHPDDALLAAELGADGIVVSNHGGRTFDSAVAPIEVLPEIARAVGDRTVVLADSSVRRGSDVLKLMAAGAKAVMVGRMLLYATAVGGMSGASRAIEILRSEIDASLAMSGCQDIRNVDGSLLVGADRETRPLTAGA
- a CDS encoding D-alanyl-D-alanine carboxypeptidase family protein; the encoded protein is MQSKTFSILPVVFAIAASTLVPSSESFAAPHAAKRATHTKPAAEAPAPAPVAGETAVAGGPPALPAKAWLLMDFDSGEVLASANPDEPLPPASLTKMMTSFLVEQALRSGKLKKDDLVTTSQYAWCRGSSTESCMYLPLNSQATVIDILRGIIIQSGNDASKAIAEHMAGSEEGFAKLMNAEAQRLGMTHAHFVNATGLPDPDHKASARDLAILARAIIRDSSDYYPIYAEREFKYNGIKQGNRNALLYTDPTVDGLKTGHTQEAGYCLVTSSKRNGMRLITVILNTNSAQARADETRALLGWGYSNFEKATPIQPNTVVATAKVSFGKADTVPAALASPWSLTVPRGQQVQTSAQIKPDLEAPVTKGAVIGKVVATSNGKPVGEAPLVAQADVERAGFMLRSWQHVAKWFGK
- a CDS encoding DUF2789 domain-containing protein translates to MEFSNHTLKDLFGQLGLPDSFEEIEAFISKHRPLAAGVRLADAPFWTSSQANFLRDEIDEDADWAELVDQLNLRLRE
- a CDS encoding adenosine-specific kinase, translating into MELTTVPIDKPDDMNFILGQSHFIKTVEDLHEAIVQTAPQMKFGIAFCESSGPALVRRTGNDAELVELAQRNALALGCGHCFIIFMAGGFPINILNTIKAVPEVCGIYCATANATEVVVADTGSGRGILGVVDGLRSKGVETESDVVARKGLLRQFGYKL